TAAGCCATTTGAATACATTTAAATACATTGCTGGTGTTAGTGCTCTTTCAGTTTAAACTAGAATACCCCTCATCCCATTAATAGCTCTTTCTTGAAATTTCTATTCCTTATAATGACCCATATGTTTTTCTAGTAAAGCAACTATATTTAAGACAAGTTTGTTCTGATCTCAAGTCTAGGTAACTTGATTTCTTGCCATGCCCATGAAAAGTATAGTAAAGCTATAACTCTCTTGTTTTGCAtatgtatattttctcatttatatttacatatttattttagACTTTCATGGCTATTAAGAGCCATTTTTTGAAGTATGGTGCTGTAATACTTTTAGGGGAATACTTTTGGCTAGAGCCAAATACAAGGTTGTGAGATTTCATTCATGAGTATTTGGAAGTCCCTAGATTGAAGGGGGTGTGTGAGTGCACattatatatattacacacacacacacacacagttgtatAACATTGCAATAGCTATTTACTTAATTGTGGAAATAATATAGCTCTCTGGGTTTACATGAAGCCATTTATAACACAAACTTCTTATAATTAACAATAGGAAGAATCTAATAATTGAAAATTTTAATTGAATTGCAATGCATTGTAACTTTCTGATTTTGCATCATACCAGCTGTCTTTATATTTTTATAGGTTtgtaacatttttgtttttcctacATTCCAGATACTTTCCCTAATTTTAGCTCACGTCCCCTATTTTCTCAATTCTTAGAAAATTAATGTATCTGTCAAGTTTATTCATCCCTTTCAGAATTTGGAAAGATATACAGTAATTTGGAATTTTTTCAGATATACCAAGACTGGCTCTTTTACCCTTTCCTTGTAATTTAATTCAGTGTTTTGCAAACAGAGAGTCATAGGAAGTTTCCTAAAGCAAACGTTatttcaaaccaaggggtttttGAACTAACATGTCCTGGAGCACACtttctggtttgaatcagctggagAGCGGAATAGCacgtgggcgagattatgctaattaagcatgggatatttaaatcccctcttcattagcaatttcagttggctacagttgcatccctagttcaaaataggaagcaagtgtagacgtaccctcagtctttaaggtgccacaggactcctcattgtttttgcagatacagactaacacaaccaTCAGTCTGAGACTTAATGCTAATCAGATTTGGTCTGGACCCTCCTCTATCATAAGGAAGGGATGGCTTGGTTGAATTTAAGCTTTAAGCAGGCTCTCCACAAACACTGGATCTGCCTGTCTCCctacctccatgctgctgcctctgatagacaggcagcagcgcagagagcaagagggggcaggtggaagctgatacacgaggggagccagcttttaagcatcTCTCCACAAGTGCTGGCTCCATGGACCCATCTATAGAGGAAacagcggggggcaggcaggagtcgGTATTGGGAGAAGCTGGCATAAAAGTTGGCTCCACCCTGCACTAGCTTCACGGAGCTACCTTCCCCCATCCTGCGTGTGGTGGGTGGAGGGGactggggaggctgctgcaaagcagcctctgtctgtggggggggggggggggggtccaagctctccatggacagaggctgctctgtgttggaataatcgtgtaaccgctaacattttgtgcagttacatgactattcagttacatgctATGTAACATCCGTGGATCCCTTGCAACACCTGGATTGGGGAGCTGGGTCCAGCCCAAGTGCAAAGGAGCTGCCACTGGAAGGTAAATGTGGGGCAGGCTCACTCTCTAACCCACCACCTTTGCCCATTGGGTTCTCCCCTTTTCATTGGATCAGCTTTGAGGTCCAAGGTGGAAGGTGCATTTTCACAACAATGGGTCACAGATGTTCCCCTTAGTAAAAGTCTAGAAACCATTTAtttaggttacgtctagactacatgcctctgtcgccagaggcatgtagattaggctaccagacatagtaaaatgaagcggtgatttaaataatcgctgcttcatttaaatttacatggctgccgcgctgagccgacaaacagctgatcagctgtttgtcggctcagcgcgatagtctggacgctcccctgccgacatcaaaggtatttgtcgaccacccaggtatgcctcctgggatgaggtttacctgggtggtcgacaaatacctttgatgtcgacaatcgcgcgtccagactatcgcgctgagccgacaaacagctgatcagctgtttgtcggctcagcgcggcagccatgtaaatttaaatgaagcggcaattatttaaatcgccgcttcattttactatgtcgggtagcctaatctacatgcctctggcgacagaggcatgtagtctagacgtacccttagactgtTGAGATCTGATTGTATCTTTTTTGTCCTGTGTAGTACCTGGAGACAATAATATCATGCCAGAAAAAATTACAGCATCTAGCATTGAGATATGGCGGAGGGTGTCCAGAAAAGACATTACCTAGAAATATAAACACTTCTTGTTTTTCTGTCAGCCAAATTATTGGTTGTATTTTCATTATTTCACTTTTACTGTGCAGTTGTTTCAAGTATTCCCCACCATAATAAGCCCCATATTCTTTTCTGTATTGTAGGATCCTTGGAGTACGTATCTTAGAAATAGAAGATCCCAGAAAGCATTAAAGCAGCCACTTTCATATAATTCTGCTGATGAGGAGGTCATTACTGCAGATCACAACTATAGCTTACAGAATCTTGCAGTGACTGCTGAACAGCAGACAGAAGTTACAAAAATAGTACAGTTTCCTAAAAAGAAACTTATTACAACACGGAGGTGTCTCTCCTACCAAGGACGAAAGGTTTTTAGTGTAATCAGTGAGCTTGCAAAGAAGAAGCTGCTCTATGAAGAAGCTGTGAGCCTGCTGCAGGCTCAGTTTTCAGGTATTAAGGGCATTGGTTAAACAGTAAACTCTCCAGTGCAGAAGCTACATTTTTTTCAGTGCCTTGCACACTGGGGCCCTGACTTCATTTGGGGATTTCTAGGctctattttaatattaaaacgAGAGAGTCACCACCAAAGTCTTTTTCTTGAAGATACTGCATCTCAAATTGGTTCCTAAAGTTACATAATATGGGCCCAGTTCTCCAAGGAATTTAGCTTCCTCAACTCATACTGAGCTCAAGATGAGTTGATCTACTGCCACCTTTAGTGGACTGTACCCCAGAACAGTGTGTAATGTGAGGCTTTATTGAATAAACATGTTCAGATTTAAGAAAATCAAGCTTGATATCTAAATTATGTTTAAGTAGGGAAACCTTTTATTCCTCTCTCCCTcgtgagggctgtgtctacattggcatgattttgtgcaaaagcacctgttgcctgtctacactgatggagagttcttgcacaagaacactgacgttctaatgtgtgaaatcagtgcttcttgcgcaagagctatgatgctcctgctcaggaagaagccctcttgtgcaactgttcttgcacaagaggccagtgtagacaggcaacattaatttcttgcgcaagaaagcccgatggctaaaatggccatcggagctttcttgcacaatagaGAGTCTACacgggcatggatgcttttgcacaaaagcacatctcttgcacaaaagcacatgccagtgtagacgctctcttgcgcaaatactttaacacaaaaactcttgtgttaaaagtatttgcgcaaaatcttgccaatgtagacgtagccgaagtgttTAGAAAATTATCACTTTGTTCACTTTGATAATAggagaaaaaacattttaattgcttTAATGCTATCTGGGTCATGAATAGCAATATCTAGTACTTGTATGCCATTTTTCATCTGTAAATCTCAAAGCAGCTTTTTCCATCTAATTCTGGAACTGCATTGATCCTCTCTGAATAGAGTCATATTTTGTCCTCCTTCACTAGAAGGATGTTGGTTGTGATGTAGGTCCTTAAAGGCAGTGAAGCATTAAGGTATCAGGAAAACTGGGATATCTTTGTTGTTAGTAATGTTAAATATTAAATGCCTAGAATAAGGATAAGACAGAATCCACTGCAATACCCAGAGAAAGCGGCTAGCACAGGGATGAGCAGAACAGTGGccgttcaccagggttagcccgtGGTGGACTGCTGCCACTTtttttacctgcacctccgcaggtacaGCCaatcacagctccctttggctgggaatGCTGATTCGTGGCCAGTAGGAGCTAGGATCCCTCCAACGCTGGTATACTGCATCCTGCcggtgggccagtatttgcccaccttaTTGCTAGCATAATTGAGGGAATTCTGATCGGGTTTTAGTGGATTTAATTCCCTGTCCCCTTtttgtaaaagagagagagaacacatcaGTAAATCTGTATTTGAGTGAAGGCCCTTACCCATTAGGCTTGTGCTTTGTCAAACAAGACTTATTCTTTTTGCTTGTATATCTCATGGCCTGAAGATTAGAAGCATTTTTCATCACAGTTAAATGAAAAAACCTGTTCATGATTCTTACTAAAGCtgatctatatttttaaaaacagaattgcACTGGGAGTCATACAGATGGAGACAGATGACCGAGTACTCCACTGAAATGAGGCAGTTTGTCTGTACTCTCCATCTCTATCATAGTAAGGCCTATGATTATGTCAGAAAGAATTTTCCCTTGCCCCATCCTTCCAGCCTGACAAAGTGAGTATTTTCTTTACCTCAAGTTATATTTCTAGGTTGTCCTATAGTAAGTAAGAGATGGAGTGTTCGGAATATAGAGTTAGTTAAAAAAACAGTTAATCATTATTGTCTTACATTATTATTTGTAACAAGGAGGCTAAACAGAATAGGCTGCAATTGCTACAAGAATACAGGTTGAACATTTCTAGTTTGGCAACATCTattgtctggcatgattttagttagctggatgtccacttattgtgggtgtggccaagtttcctgcagtcccataaagcttgtttacagccaccaggcctgactctcagcattctgtgctgttatttagctctaatttacctcctGGGTCTTCTTAatgcccagtgagcagtggaaatgctgctagacaatattgacctcctattgTTCTGCAAATTCTTtgatttggcaccagtcaggtcccaaggatgctggtcTAGAAAAGTTTAACCTGTATTAACTCACGTCAGAGAGAATGTTATTGTGTGGAGGAGAAGGCTACGCAGAACAATTGCATCATAAAGTAATACATCTTCTAAGTGCTTGACTCTCTACATATCTGTATTAATTTCAGCATGTGATACAAAGAGGGAACAAAACTAAAATACTTCACTGCTTTCACTACTATTATTTACATATTGCCATGGGCATACATGGAACTTGGCAAACAAAAAGCATGACCACATCCCTGACATGAGAAGTTTACAGTCTCCAAGATCCATATCCTTATCCCACTAATATCAGTAGGAAgcatcccattgatttcaataggaagaGGACTGTGACAAATATTGGAAAGTGAACTATAAAGATCAGtcctgggagagggagcagactgTACAAGAAGAGATCAGTGCCCATGTTTAGAGTTCTCTGAGTAGCTCTGGTCATCCAGAAGATATTGCAAAGTTAGACGTGTtcagagaagggagaggagaataaTTACAGGCATGGAAAAACACTTTCCTGTGAGGAGAGATGGAAAAGATTGGGATTGTTCTCCCTAGGAGGAAGGAGAATAAGAGGGGACATGCTTAAAAGCATATGAAATAATGTTATAGAGGAAGGAGATTAGATGTTTCTGTTCTCCCTGACTCATGTAACACAAGAACAGAGGGACACAAGAAGGTACAACATCAACATTTATAGGCAAAAATACACTTTGTGTAAAGCTAATATTAGAGAGtaaaactcattgccacaggaagtCAAGAATTTTTTTAAGATTCTATTGGACATCCAAAGAATTTGTAAGAAACTGTTAGACATCCAAAAAAGTTTTGGAAGGGATAAAAATCTCATGCTTTGGGATTTACCAGTCTCCGCTTATTAGAGTTCAGAATGAGACCTTCATATGGGACAGAATCTCACATCTGCATACTATGGGTTTCTTCCTGGTCATCATCAGACAGGTCCTGAACTAGATGGGACACAGTTCTTGTGTTTCCATGTAATGATGGGAGGCCAACCATATGTACTAAATGAAAAGGGGAAATAGGATAGAAGTTGTTCCAAGCATACAGGGCAGCATGaaataaatatacaaaaataATATCAGGTAAAAAAAGGGAACATTGTAGAAAATGCCAGAACATCTGGCAGGTGGAGGAAAAAATGAAAGTTGGACTGTAGGAAAGTACTGTTAAGTTTCAGACTGCAAAACTTCTTATTCAGGTACGCCTTATTACTTTATAGAtgctatgtacagtaaaactccagttgttcggcatccagtggtccagcactcctgatagtccggcactagctggaacccggaagtgctctggccagccggacaattggagctgctctgcccccggcttcctcaagtccatcgctgctgaaactgaccagcggcagacttgaggaagctctgcccccggcttccccaagtctgccgcaggtcagtttcagcagcagcggacttggggaagctgggggcagagcagctggggtgctgccaggttggtcctacagcgccgcccctcacctgagcggtgctgcgcgaccaacccggcagcaccccagcttttctgcccctggcttccccaagtccgctgctgctgaaactgaccagcggcagacttggggaagctgggggcagagctgctggagtgctgcccacgCTGCACCGTTCTTTGCCGACCCCCTTCCTTCCCAGACCCTTCATAGACCCCTTCCGGTAttctggcatatccaataatccggcacccctgaGTCCCAAAGTTGCCGGATTATCGGACAtttactgtattttaatttgcattaaaattggATGAGCACTTTACTAAGTCCTAAAGCTTGTTAGCAGTTTTTTCCCCATAGGTTATAGgtcctaatcatttctgttgtctTTCTTCCAGCTGGTTGTGCAATGATGAAGGTAGTCCAGGCTTTAGCAGCAGTATTTTCCTTCACCTTCAGCAGAGAGTAGAGCGAGGAGAACAGGCATACCAGTACTGCTCACTGATGATAGAAGATATGGCTCTCAAGAGACAGCTGGAGTGGGACCCGGTCACTCAACGTCAGGTTGGGTTTATAGACTTAGGCGCAGGAGCGCTTGATGCTGATGAAGCACCCCTGGCCTCAGAAGCTGTAGTCCTAATGGCAGTAGGTGTTCTTGATCACTGGAGAGCTCCCCTGGGCTATTTCTTTGTAAATGGAACCTCTGGGCATTTACTAGCTCAACTGCTTTGTCAGACCATCAGCAAGCTGACCAGCATAGGCATCACAGTTCTCTCTGTCACGTCTGCGGCTACTGCTCACGGTGTTGAGATGGCAAAGGCATTGGGCATACGTATTGATGCCAACAACATACAGTGCACTTTTCAGCATCCTCACAGCACCACTCATCAGATCACATACTTCTTTGATGCCTGCCATATGCTCCAGTTAATAAAGAACGTGTTTCAGTGTTCTCATAGCATACAGTCCGTTAATGAAACAGCACACTGGCAACACATAGTGGACCTAGTGACTTTGCAGGAGAAGGAATTCCTACATATTAGTGACAGGTTGTCAGGCGAGCACAGAAATAGTGAAAGCTGTCACTTGCGAGTGAACTACGCTGCACAGCTATTCAGTGAGAGTGTCGCTGGCACATTGGAATGCCTCCAGCAGTTGGGCCTGCCTTCTTTTCAGAACTGCAGCGGTACCATCAAATTTGTGCGCTTGATGAGCTCTCTGTTTGACATTTTTCATGGAAGAAACTGTTATGGAACAGGATTGAAAGGGCCTGTATCCTCTGAAAATTATGCCAAGATAAATCACCTCTTAACTGAGGCTAAAAATGTCTTTATTGCATTAACAGACACTTTGGGGAGACACTTTCTGAAAGGTAAACATAAATTAGGGTTTCTAGGTTTTCTGCTTAATGCTGAGAGCTTAAAATGGCTTTACACAAATTATGTATTTCCAAAGAGCATGCCTTTCCGCTGCCTTCTGACTTACACATTCAGCCTAGATCATCTGGAATTATTTCTTAGCACCCTCAGACAAGCATGTGCTTGCAGCGATAACCCTACCTGCAGGATGTTCCAGACTGCTTATTGTAAACTGCTGACCAAGTATAAGATGATACCAGGATTACTTCAGAATGCTGTTTTAGGTGACATGAACACCTTAGATGTATCTATTGTTCGTAGGACAGATTTGTCTCTACATACCATTCATTCTCAATACAGGCGGGGTTACGTGGAGAGTCCATCAACAGACTACCTTTTCTGTATGGGCCATATTTTATTTAACTCTGCACTGGGTTATTCATTGACAGATCTGTCCCTATATGCAGAAGGCATGACCTATGCTGCTGGTTGTGTTGCTGAGAAGTTAGCAGCTGTCATAAGATGTGAAGCCTGTGTCACTTCACTCTTTGTTTCAGATAATATAATCCTAAAATCTGGTTCACTATTGTGTATTAAAAAGAGTGGGGGCTGGAGTCTACCATCTGAGAGTGTGCGTCGGATTGTGACTATTTCTGAGCAAGTCCTGAAAATGCATGCAAGAGTGAAAGACTGTAACCCAAACCTTGAGCAACAGGATGcgtatttaaaacagaaaatattatgcGAGTTATCTGAACAATGTCACCTTTTCTCTGAGTTAAACAATCACCTGTTTGATGGGGAGTTGGGTGTCACCAATCATTACACAATGCTGTTAAGGAACATCGTGCAATATTACTTAAATGTCAGAGCTGAACATGCAAAAAAATGGGCTTTGGAATACTGCTATGGATGGAAAAGGTTGAACAGGAAACATCCCTTTTCCTCATTATTAAAGACGTATAAATCTATCCAAACCTTACCTGTGCCATGATTTCTTACTAATTTGTTAAATGATGGCTCTCCCTTTGCGTAATGGCTAGGTACGGTCTGATACATGTAACACAGGTGTCAGAGAACAGACGTGCTGTATTTCAGTTGGTCTCTTGGCAGTACTGTGGCCGTGAGTGGCTAATAAAGAGATTCATAAGAGAATTAACAGTATTGGGTTCTAATCGTGCCTTGGGTAAGAGATGGAAATGAGTTTGAGCTCCTCCTGAATTCCCATTTATGCAGATTGCACAACCACAGtatattttaaaacatctttGGCAGGACTAAATTACTGTAGCAGCTGGAAATTCACATTGAGGTTCATAGGCAGAGTTATGTGGGGAAGTTTCCTGAACACTATACTATGCCTGCCTTGCTCTGACAGCCCTTGCCTATGATGAATACAAAGCTTACACGTTTGGAAAAGGAGTTGGGGGAAAAGGCTGATGGAGTACGATAGGAGCAGATAACTCCATAGAGCTGCAGAAACACAGGTATTACAAAATGAATAAAGATTTGTACTAGAAACAACATGTTTTACTTTTACTTACTAATTACACAGTCACTCTGCCTTTCGCCCCTTAATTCCTCTGGCAGTTTATCAGAAAAATAAATCATTCCAAATTGCTTCAAGTGCTTAAATCTGAGCACTAGTCAGGATAACAATGAAGTGAAGAAAAGACCTTGACTTTGGCTACCCCAATGGGGAAAAAAGTCAAGAAATAAAACTGATGGTACAGGATCAGGTGCATGGGAACTGTCTCAGAACAACTTATGCATTTCTCTATACAGGATTCTAAAAAATACTCTATACAGGGTGGGGCCAGACAGTCCTTGGAAAACATTTGGAAAGTAATTTAATATCTGCAGATATGCCTGTCAGCCTCTGAGGTATCTGCTTTGGGGAGTTTGCAATCTAAAGAAAGAACAGATAGAAGAGAGTAGGACACGTAGTGCAAAGTGTTGGTGGAAAACTTTTGGTTTCCTTGTTTCCTCTGAATAAAATGTGAAGACGACTATTTGACACAGATTAGTTTTTGCAGAACTCATGGGAGAAGTGAGGGATTAGGGTGAAGGCCTGGCCTATTGCAGTTGGCCATGCCaaagagaaggagaaaggaaactgGAGAAGGCCAGTATTGGAGGGAAAGGAGCAAGAAAGGGCATAATCAAATCCAAGCTGTACCATTGGCTGATTTATACAAGGCCTTAAGCAgaagcaggggtgaaagtaacttaaaatttcttacagctaCTGTCCTGTTGCAACTAGGGACCctacagctctttaaatagctccctgctggcttttgccacagctcagccagctcttgccggagctgcgcaCGAGTgcacacccacttactttcacctctcgGCACAAAGAAGAGATGTTCACATTTGATTAGGTGTGGAATTTGGATTTGACATAATTACAATGTGTCATGTATTATCAGCCTCTTGCTGCAAATCAAGACGTATGTTCTTCAGGTTGTGTGTATATTAACATCTGTTAACTATCAAATACACAAAATAAAAGCACGGGTTCCTTTTTTAAACTTTAACTCCTTATACCCTCTTTCCAATACCTTTCAGTATTTAACTAATGATTTCCTCTATGCTGCACTGTTTTGCCAAAAAATTAACAGTTTGAAATTCATCTGCTTATTTTATCTACAGGgctctcatttttttttttcagtataacTTCATTTTCCCCTTTAGGATTATTATTTAATTTCCTCTTTGTGGGGAATTATAATTTACACTTAAGAGGCCCAGTCCTGTGACAGGCAAAGAATTTATAGTTCAGTTGATTTCACGAGGAACTCAGGGTACTAAACACCTTGTAAGAACAATCACCCTCCCCCCATAGCATAGGCTTATGGTTCTAATCACCTTCTGGGGACAAAGTCAGCCCTGTGTCTGTCCCTTTCTGCGGGGCTCTGTTTAGCCTCTTCACAAAGAACAAGGAAAAAAGTGTAAAAGTAACAATTGTGGTGAAGAATAGCAACTGAACAGGCCCTTCACTTAACCTAGGGGTGGGTGCTTACTGCTTCTGGCCCTAGCTATAGGAAAATGTGCTCCCTACTTTCCTAATGTCCCCCCAGCCTTTCATGGAGCTGGGTCCATTCATGAAGAATTGTTCCTTTccatcagctgattcccagcacctttctgctgggctcctctctggggcaggatcaCCTCTACTTGAGCCATTAAAGAGGCAGGTTGTCCTgttaccctcctcccccaaaaagaCTGACATTGGGGAGACACTCTTTAACTCCTCCCGGGTGCAGACAAAAAAAGCTGCATTCACTGTCGTGTCACCAGACTGCTGGCTCTCTTTAAAAACATGGCTGTAGGGCTAGGTACCATTGTGTCAATCTGGGGGTTATCTCCCACATAGCATGCAACCCCTGCAGCAAGGCACAGGAAGTGATGACAGGGAAGGATGCACCAAGCAAATACAAACTCAGGGCCTCCAGGTCATCTTCTGGGCCCATTCTAATGAGCAGTTCTCCCTCCCACGTTATGCCCTGTACCAGCCTGTGATCCTGGGGATCCTAAGCTAATAGCTAAAGCCTGAATTACTGCTCCTTCTGCTAGAATAGATGCAGCTGTATTTGTAGCtgcttacataagaacagccgtactggatcagaccaaagatccatctagcccagcagcctgtctgccaacagtggccagcaccaggtgtcccacagagggtggaccgaagacaatgatcaagcgagttgtctcctgccatccctctccagcctctgacaaacagaggccagggacgccatttctatcccctggctaatagccttttatggacctaacctccatga
Above is a window of Pelodiscus sinensis isolate JC-2024 chromosome 5, ASM4963464v1, whole genome shotgun sequence DNA encoding:
- the THAP9 gene encoding DNA transposase THAP9 isoform X2, whose translation is MRRKLRKGAVPSVFQYKDPWSTYLRNRRSQKALKQPLSYNSADEEVITADHNYSLQNLAVTAEQQTEVTKIVQFPKKKLITTRRCLSYQGRKVFSVISELAKKKLLYEEAVSLLQAQFSELHWESYRWRQMTEYSTEMRQFVCTLHLYHSKAYDYVRKNFPLPHPSSLTNWLCNDEGSPGFSSSIFLHLQQRVERGEQAYQYCSLMIEDMALKRQLEWDPVTQRQVGFIDLGAGALDADEAPLASEAVVLMAVGVLDHWRAPLGYFFVNGTSGHLLAQLLCQTISKLTSIGITVLSVTSAATAHGVEMAKALGIRIDANNIQCTFQHPHSTTHQITYFFDACHMLQLIKNVFQCSHSIQSVNETAHWQHIVDLVTLQEKEFLHISDRLSGEHRNSESCHLRVNYAAQLFSESVAGTLECLQQLGLPSFQNCSGTIKFVRLMSSLFDIFHGRNCYGTGLKGPVSSENYAKINHLLTEAKNVFIALTDTLGRHFLKGKHKLGFLGFLLNAESLKWLYTNYVFPKSMPFRCLLTYTFSLDHLELFLSTLRQACACSDNPTCRMFQTAYCKLLTKYKMIPGLLQNAVLGDMNTLDVSIVRRTDLSLHTIHSQYRRGYVESPSTDYLFCMGHILFNSALGYSLTDLSLYAEGMTYAAGCVAEKLAAVIRCEACVTSLFVSDNIILKSGSLLCIKKSGGWSLPSESVRRIVTISEQVLKMHARVKDCNPNLEQQDAYLKQKILCELSEQCHLFSELNNHLFDGELGVTNHYTMLLRNIVQYYLNVRAEHAKKWALEYCYGWKRLNRKHPFSSLLKTYKSIQTLPVP
- the THAP9 gene encoding DNA transposase THAP9 isoform X1; the encoded protein is MTRSCSALGCTTRDNGLSRKRGISFHQFPVDAIQRTKWIHAVNRADPKSKKIWIPGPGAILCSRHFAEADFESYGMRRKLRKGAVPSVFQYKDPWSTYLRNRRSQKALKQPLSYNSADEEVITADHNYSLQNLAVTAEQQTEVTKIVQFPKKKLITTRRCLSYQGRKVFSVISELAKKKLLYEEAVSLLQAQFSELHWESYRWRQMTEYSTEMRQFVCTLHLYHSKAYDYVRKNFPLPHPSSLTNWLCNDEGSPGFSSSIFLHLQQRVERGEQAYQYCSLMIEDMALKRQLEWDPVTQRQVGFIDLGAGALDADEAPLASEAVVLMAVGVLDHWRAPLGYFFVNGTSGHLLAQLLCQTISKLTSIGITVLSVTSAATAHGVEMAKALGIRIDANNIQCTFQHPHSTTHQITYFFDACHMLQLIKNVFQCSHSIQSVNETAHWQHIVDLVTLQEKEFLHISDRLSGEHRNSESCHLRVNYAAQLFSESVAGTLECLQQLGLPSFQNCSGTIKFVRLMSSLFDIFHGRNCYGTGLKGPVSSENYAKINHLLTEAKNVFIALTDTLGRHFLKGKHKLGFLGFLLNAESLKWLYTNYVFPKSMPFRCLLTYTFSLDHLELFLSTLRQACACSDNPTCRMFQTAYCKLLTKYKMIPGLLQNAVLGDMNTLDVSIVRRTDLSLHTIHSQYRRGYVESPSTDYLFCMGHILFNSALGYSLTDLSLYAEGMTYAAGCVAEKLAAVIRCEACVTSLFVSDNIILKSGSLLCIKKSGGWSLPSESVRRIVTISEQVLKMHARVKDCNPNLEQQDAYLKQKILCELSEQCHLFSELNNHLFDGELGVTNHYTMLLRNIVQYYLNVRAEHAKKWALEYCYGWKRLNRKHPFSSLLKTYKSIQTLPVP